The following are encoded together in the Malaya genurostris strain Urasoe2022 chromosome 3, Malgen_1.1, whole genome shotgun sequence genome:
- the LOC131435072 gene encoding uncharacterized protein LOC131435072, producing MDGRNRRRQLGASCHCLRPLIRIWGVVTAIVVSGVGVDIMVHGYAAGVYIIAASVIIFLLEIKWLFTLFIHLLCTSHDYSAEYHKCWNMCRFFGGWRLSFPYVALGIALIMWPHRLWLSPVAGGQLIALAMLRLLTLCQFRPGGKDDELLNQFEEHVDKYDHLSDVLVDDSMPKPGKSLEDDCDDENEDTTNHNDARKVI from the exons ATGGATGGCAGAAACAGGCGACGACAACTTGGCGCTTCATGTCATTGTCTCCGGCCGTTGATTCGGATTTGGGGAGTCGTCACAGCGATTG TGGTCAGTGGTGTCGGGGTAGATATAATGGTACACGGATATGCTGCGGGTGTTTATATCAT AGCTGCCTccgtaataatttttttacttgaAATCAAGTGGCTTTTCACATTGTTCATTCATCTGCTGTGTACAAG TCATGACTACTCTGCAGAATATCACAAATGTTGGAACATGTGCAGATTTTTCGGAGGTTGGCGCCTCTCGTTCCCGTATGTTGCCTTGGGGATTGCATTGATAATGTGGCCTCATCGTCTCTGGTTGAGTCCCGTAGCTGGTGGACAGTTGATAGCACTGGCGATGCTGCGATTACTCACCTTGTGTCAATTCCGGCCAGGCGGAAAGGACGATGAGCTGCTCAATCAGTTTGAGGAGCATGTTGATAA GTATGACCATCTTTCCGATGTTCTGGTGGATGATTCGATGCCTAAACCCGGAAAGAGCCTAGAAGACGACTGTGATGATGAAAATGAAGACACAACCAATCATAATGACGCCCGCAAAGTTATTTGA